A stretch of DNA from Thermanaerosceptrum fracticalcis:
CTGCTATACCGGTTAGCTCTCCTTGGGTCCTTATTGCCCCTGGTAACGGCTAAACTTTCTCCTTTTCTGGGTCACAGCCCCTTTGGTTTTCTGGGCATATCTTATGTGACCTTCAAATGCCTACAGATGGTGATAGAGATTAGGGACGGACTGATTTTCCAGCCCCTCTTTCGGGATTTTCTTGCCTTTTTACTGTTTTTTCCTACCCTTAGTTCAGGACCCATTGACCGCTACCGGCGGTTCACTAAAGATTTTTACATAACACCGGGTCCAGGGGAGTACAGGGAATTGTTGTATGTAGGTATCAACAGGATCTTTCAGGGGTTTTTATACAAATTCATTCTCGCTGTGCTCATTAAGGTCTACTGGCTGGATAAAGTGGTTTTACCGCCCTGGCAAGTGGCTTCCTTTTTCTCCTATATGTATGCCTACAGCTTATACCTCTTCTTTGACTTTGCCGGGTACAGCGCTTTTGCCATCGGTGTCAGCAACATCCTGGCCATAAAAACACCGGAGAATTTTAATAGACCCTTTCTAAGCGCTAATATCAAGGAGTTTTGGAACCGCTGGCACATGAGCCTTTCATACTGGTTCCGGGATTATG
This window harbors:
- the dltB gene encoding D-alanyl-lipoteichoic acid biosynthesis protein DltB; this translates as MIPFADLQFFLILLIVLLPAVVLGLLGKSLRLYTLIALVIMLSLIFAGSSQQALFLALYVAWQWSIIKGYSVVRQQNNSLLLYRLALLGSLLPLVTAKLSPFLGHSPFGFLGISYVTFKCLQMVIEIRDGLIFQPLFRDFLAFLLFFPTLSSGPIDRYRRFTKDFYITPGPGEYRELLYVGINRIFQGFLYKFILAVLIKVYWLDKVVLPPWQVASFFSYMYAYSLYLFFDFAGYSAFAIGVSNILAIKTPENFNRPFLSANIKEFWNRWHMSLSYWFRDYVYMRLAMALTRQKRLQSKFAISSVGYLSLFGLMGVWHGLERHYFAYGLYHAALMIGYDAWEKLNKEKKLWGPGPYTRVISIILTFHFVCLGFVIFSGVLN